A stretch of DNA from Thermanaerosceptrum fracticalcis:
GTGGAAAAGATTACCGATGCCCTGGAAATCCCGCGGCCCAGTAAAATTATCAAAATTGAGGATATCGCCACAGAGAGGGAAATGAAGCTGGCTAAGGAACTGCGGGAAAACCACGGTATGCATGTCATACCTGTTCCTACCATTGAAGTAAAAAGGGATTTTCCCGGTTACCTTGTGGATCCTCTGAAATATTTTTTTAGTAAAAAGAACGAGCCCCGGCGGAAAATAGGAGAAAAATCCATCATCAGACCCAAGTTTAGCCTCATGGGTAAATTAATCATTACGGAACATGTGGTTGCCCAAATTACCACCTATGTTGTGCTGCAAACCCAGGGCGTTACCCAGGTCAATAAAGTCAACGTGGAGATGCGGGAAGAGGGCGTGACGGTGCGCCTGGAAATTACGGCCCGTTATGGAGGCTTCCTGCCAGATATAGCCAGAAATGCTCAGAAGTATGTACAAAATAATTTAGAAAACCTCACAGGTCTCATTGTCTATGGTGTGCACATCGTCATAAAATCTTTAGATGTTTAATGAGTATCACCTGTATTCGAAAAGGAACGTCACATTCCCCTGGGAAAGCTGGTCTGGTATAATCATCTTAGCCTAGGGATTTTTAATTAGTTGGTAGTTCGCAGATTTCGGTGAACGGTGACCAGTGACCAGGATCAGTGATCGGTGACCGGTGACCGGTGACCAGGATCAGTGACCGGTGACCGGTGACCAGTGACCAGTTAATAAACCGGACTCCGGACACTGGGCTCTGGTCACTATTGGAAGAAGGGGGGACTCGCTTGAATGATATTGCCTTCAGTCAATGGCTCTTGGAAGGTGGACAAATTACCATACCCCTCCGGCTTATGGAAAACTTGCAGAGTTTAAATTTAACTGCAGAGAATCTGGGATACCTCGTTCTGGCTTTAACACGGATGCAACAGTCCCTTACCCCTGAGGAATTAGCTCAGGACAGGTGGATTAAATGGAGTCTTTCCGAAGGCTGGGCCCAGTGGCAGGGACAAGGAGAGAAGCGCACCATTTCTTTTCTCCCTCTTTGGCATAAACTTTATCAAGCCTGGGAGGAAAATTTGCCAGCGAAAGATTCTGTTATTTCTAAAGAGCAGAGCGGTTTTGATTATGGTAGAATATTAAAATGGCTGGACCATACCAGGGGAAACCTGACCCTTAATCTCAGAGAAAAACAGGTTATCCAGGAGTTTAATCTCAAATACGGCTGGTCCACCGAGTTCATCCTTATTTTCCTGCAACTCTGCTTTGAAAGGGGCTTGACCCAGGTCCAGGCTTATCAACCGGTGGCCAAACGGGTTTATGAAAGCGGGATTTACACTGTTAACGATCTGATTACTTACATGAATGAACTTGATTGGATGCAGTACAAGGTGACGGAAGTAAAAAAATGTATCGGCCAGTATGGCGGGGTTACCAAACCCCAAAAGGAGATGTACCTCAAATGGCACCGCCAGTGGGGTTTTAGCCACGAAGTGATTATGCGGGCGGCGGCAGAGACCGTACGTACCAACAATCCAAGTTTCAGCTACATAGACGGTGTCCTCCAGAACTGGCGGGAAAAAGGAGTAAAAGACCTGAAAAGTGCGGAACTGGCACTCACGGAATTTGACCAGAAACAACAAACGAAAAGAAAATCAGCAAGTGATGGTAAACGCTACAGCCGTGCGGATAAAAGGGATTTGGAGAAAATGCTGGGCTTAGATTAGGCGGGTGAAGAATATGGCCCTTTCCACATATGGATTGAAAAGACAAAAAAAAATAGCTGAATGGGAAACCAGGCTAAGGCTTTTGCATGAAAAATACCCCCGTTTGCAAGAAATAGATACCCTTTTTTCCCAGTTTGCTTTGGAACTGGCTCTCCTGGAGATGGGTAAAGGCAAACTGGGCATGGGCAGGGAAGAGTTGACCAAGGCCCAGGAGGCTTTAGCCTGGGAGAAGAAGAAACTACTCAGGGAATATAACCTTCCCGATAATATTTATGAAATCTGGTGGGATTGTCCTGCCTGCCAGGATACGGGCTACGTAGAGCTGGGTAAGAAGTGCCAGTGCCTCTTACGGGAGGAAGCCAGCAGACGCTGGCAGGTTAGCGGTTTATCACCGGTCCAGGTGAACCAGACATTCGCTAATTTTTCCCTGCAATGGTATGAAGATGCGGAACATTATAAGGGTATCCTGGAAAAGGCGCTGAACTTTGCCGAGAAAATCAGCTGCCGGCAGCCGGCGGGCAATCTCCTGCTTTACGGGGCGGTAGGCACGGGTAAAACCCATTTGTGCAGCGCCATAGCCAATTACGCCCTGCAGGCGGGAGTCGGTGTAGTCTATATGAAAGTCGGCAGGCTATTGGATCTTTTAAGAGAACATAAGTTTAAGCTGGATAAAAACGATTTGTACACGGGGCAAGGTTTGGAATCCCTCTACCGGGTGGAGCTTTTAATCATGGATGACCTGGGGGCGGAAAACCTTACGGATTTTGCCCGTGAACAGCTGCTTTTGCTTTTGGATGAACGGATTAATCATAATTTATCCTGGGTCATTAGTTCTAACCTTAGCCCTAATGATATTGGGGCCATCTACGAGGACCGGATCAGCGACAGGATTATGGGAACCGCTGAAGTCCTGAAATTTACCGGAGACAGTATCCGTATCCGTAAGATGGTAAAGCAAAAAGCAAGTCCATAATCATAGAAAATGTGTCTATTTTTTTGGACAAGACGAATAATTGTTGGCTACATAGCCGGACAGATCCAATTAAACTGTGATGAGCCGGAAATCCCGCAAACCTGGGATTCTCCGGCTTCTTTGGTTGTTTCATAATATTTTTGAAGAATTGGCATGAGAATTGCATAAGAAACATAACACCAAGCAAAAAGGAGGCATTATTATTGTCAAAATAGGGCAAAATGTGTAGAATTAACGTAAATAGAGAAAGTGAACACAATCACGAACCAAGGAGGATAGGAAATGGATTTTGAATTAACGAAAAAGCAGGAGATGTTCAGAACATTGTTTCAGGAATTTGCCGAAAAGGAAGTAGCGCCTAAAGCCTTTGAAATTGATGAAAATGGCGAATTTCCCTGGGATACTGTGAAAAAAATGGGGAAGCTGGGTTTTTTGGGTTTACCTTTTACTAAGGAATACGGGGGAGCAGGCGCCGATACCCTGACCTACATCATGGCTGTGGAGGAAATATCCCGGGCCTGTGCAGCCACAGGGGTCATTCTTTCCGCCCATGTCTCTTTGGGCTGCCATCCTATCTACCAGTTTGGCACACCCCAGCAAAAAGAAAAGTACCTGGTTCCCATGGCTAAGGGAGAACTTTTGGGTGCTTTTGGTTTAACAGAGCCTAACGCGGGTACAGATGCAGCAGGCCAGCAGACCGCAGCGGTATTGGATGGTGATGCCTATATCCTGAACGGTACCAAAATCTTTATTACCAATGGCGGCTGTGCCGATGTCTATATTGTCTTTGCCATGACCGATCCCGCTAAAGGGCTCAAAGGAATCAGTGCCTTTATTGTAGAAAAAGGGACCCCTGGTTTTACCTTCGGTCCTAAAGAACACAAAATGGGGATCCGGGCTTCCAGCACTACGGAATTGATTTTCCAGGACTGCCGCATCCCTAAAGAAAACTTGCTGGGTAAGGAAGGGGACGGTTTCAAGATAGCCATGCAGACCCTGGATGGCGGCCGTATTGGGATAGCCGCCCAGGCCTTGGGCATTGCCCAGGCTGCCCTCGACGAATGTGTTCGCTATACGAAAGAACGCCAGCAGTTTAACAAGCCTTTGTCCAATTTCCAGGCCATCCAGTGGATGATTGCCGATATGGCCACGGACATAGACGCGGCCCGTTTTCTGGTGTATCGTGCCGCTGTCCTCAAAGATAAGAAGAAGCCTTTCTCGAAAGAAGCGGCCATGGCTAAACTCTTTGCATCGGAAGCGGCCATGAAACATACGGTGAAGGCAGTACAAATCCATGGCGGCTACGGCTACATGAAGGAGTACAAAGTGGAGCGCCTCATGCGTGATGCCAAAATCACCGAGATATATGAAGGGACTTCCGAAGTCCAGCGCATGGTTATTGCCGGAAACACCCTGAAATAGT
This window harbors:
- a CDS encoding Asp23/Gls24 family envelope stress response protein, whose protein sequence is MEVYALVGPSGTGKSHRAMVVAYEHGIDTVIDDGLLIKDGLKLAGQSAKREATAMQAVKRAIFLDKEHAQQVRQRLLEENPERVLVLGTSARMVEKITDALEIPRPSKIIKIEDIATEREMKLAKELRENHGMHVIPVPTIEVKRDFPGYLVDPLKYFFSKKNEPRRKIGEKSIIRPKFSLMGKLIITEHVVAQITTYVVLQTQGVTQVNKVNVEMREEGVTVRLEITARYGGFLPDIARNAQKYVQNNLENLTGLIVYGVHIVIKSLDV
- a CDS encoding acyl-CoA dehydrogenase, coding for MDFELTKKQEMFRTLFQEFAEKEVAPKAFEIDENGEFPWDTVKKMGKLGFLGLPFTKEYGGAGADTLTYIMAVEEISRACAATGVILSAHVSLGCHPIYQFGTPQQKEKYLVPMAKGELLGAFGLTEPNAGTDAAGQQTAAVLDGDAYILNGTKIFITNGGCADVYIVFAMTDPAKGLKGISAFIVEKGTPGFTFGPKEHKMGIRASSTTELIFQDCRIPKENLLGKEGDGFKIAMQTLDGGRIGIAAQALGIAQAALDECVRYTKERQQFNKPLSNFQAIQWMIADMATDIDAARFLVYRAAVLKDKKKPFSKEAAMAKLFASEAAMKHTVKAVQIHGGYGYMKEYKVERLMRDAKITEIYEGTSEVQRMVIAGNTLK
- a CDS encoding ATP-binding protein; protein product: MALSTYGLKRQKKIAEWETRLRLLHEKYPRLQEIDTLFSQFALELALLEMGKGKLGMGREELTKAQEALAWEKKKLLREYNLPDNIYEIWWDCPACQDTGYVELGKKCQCLLREEASRRWQVSGLSPVQVNQTFANFSLQWYEDAEHYKGILEKALNFAEKISCRQPAGNLLLYGAVGTGKTHLCSAIANYALQAGVGVVYMKVGRLLDLLREHKFKLDKNDLYTGQGLESLYRVELLIMDDLGAENLTDFAREQLLLLLDERINHNLSWVISSNLSPNDIGAIYEDRISDRIMGTAEVLKFTGDSIRIRKMVKQKASP
- a CDS encoding DnaD domain-containing protein, with the protein product MNDIAFSQWLLEGGQITIPLRLMENLQSLNLTAENLGYLVLALTRMQQSLTPEELAQDRWIKWSLSEGWAQWQGQGEKRTISFLPLWHKLYQAWEENLPAKDSVISKEQSGFDYGRILKWLDHTRGNLTLNLREKQVIQEFNLKYGWSTEFILIFLQLCFERGLTQVQAYQPVAKRVYESGIYTVNDLITYMNELDWMQYKVTEVKKCIGQYGGVTKPQKEMYLKWHRQWGFSHEVIMRAAAETVRTNNPSFSYIDGVLQNWREKGVKDLKSAELALTEFDQKQQTKRKSASDGKRYSRADKRDLEKMLGLD